One segment of Brassica napus cultivar Da-Ae chromosome C3, Da-Ae, whole genome shotgun sequence DNA contains the following:
- the LOC106432756 gene encoding plant cysteine oxidase 1 — protein sequence MGFEMKPEKDVLSKDQCKVKSPNPNSVNSPHIKKKKKKKKRGMRRKRSDSPAYEITPVRRLFDTCKEVFSNGGPGVIPSEDKIQQLRDILDNMKPEDVGLAPTMPYFRPDYGPEDGSSPPITYLHLHQCEQFSIGIFCLPPSGVIPLHNHPGMTVFSKLLFGTMHIKSYDWVADAPMRDPKTRLAKLKMDSALTAPCNASILYPEDGGNMHRFTARTACAVLDVLGPPYCNPEGRHCTYFLEFPLDNFSSERDDVLRGGVEKEGHAWLQERGDNPEDLNVVGALYTGPKVED from the exons ATGGGGTTTGAAATGAAACCAGAGAAAGATGTTTTGAGTAAAGATCAATGTAAAGTTAAAAGCCCTAATCCAAACTCTGTTAATTCACCTCAtatcaaaaagaagaagaagaagaagaagagggggATGCGACGGAAGAGGAGTGATTCTCCGGCGTATGAGATCACTCCGGTGCGGCGGCTGTTTGATACCTGCAAGGAAGTGTTCTCCAATGGCGGCCCTGGAGTCATTCCTTCTGAAGATAAAATCCAACAGCTACGAGACATTCTTG ATAATATGAAACCAGAGGATGTCGGGTTAGCTCCGACCATGCCGTATTTCCGACCAGACTACGGACCAGAGGATGGGTCTTCGCCACCAATAACGTACCTGCATCTACACCAATGCGAACAATTCTCG ATTGGGATTTTTTGTTTGCCGCCTTCGGGTGTCATTCCTCTTCATAACCATCCAGGGATGACAGTTTTTAGCAAGCTTCTCTTTGGTACAATGCACATCAAGTCCTATGATTGGGTGGCTGATGCTCCAA TGAGGGATCCGAAAACCAGGCTGGCGAAACTGAAGATGGACTCAGCGTTAACCGCACCATGCAACGCCTCCATTTTGTACCCGGAAGATGGTGGGAACATGCATAGGTTCACAGCCAGAACAGCGTGCGCGGTTCTAGACGTGCTTGGCCCTCCTTATTGCAATCCAGAAGGCAGACATTGTACTTACTTCCTAGAGTTCCCTTTGGACAACTTCTCATCAG AAAGAGATGACGTTTTGAGAGGTGGAGTTGAGAAAGAAGGTCATGCATGGTTGCAAGAAAGAGGTGATAATCCAGAGGATCTTAACGTAGTTGGAGCTTTATACACAGGCCCAAAGGTTGAGGATTGA
- the LOC125584086 gene encoding probable pectate lyase 19: protein MVMASLLKLMLVFCIAGLIPTIQADMSELDEYWSQRADEAREFTLQAYHSDPYEIIDHFHESHYDNSTDITPTEEASNAKPEEVENEVIEMVGSGDNSTNSTRRSLRGKGKGKWSKLKGPCTASNPIDKCWRCRKNWAKRRKKLVKCVRGFGHMTVGGKHGRIYVVTSNLDEDVVNPEPGTLRHAVIQEEPLWIIFKNDMSIRLNQELMINSFKTIDARGANVHIAHGAGVTMQFVRHVIIHGLHIHHISESSGGMIRDSADHFGMRTRADGDGLSIYGSSNIWLDHVSMSQCQDGLIDAIVGSTAITISNSHFTHHNDVMLLGAQNTYDLDKKMQVTVAYNHFGKGLVQRMPRIRWGFVHVVNNDYTHWELYAIGGSQSPTILSQGNRFIAPPHLPHYREVTKRDYAPEEEWKHWNWRSEKDIFMNGAYFRQSGNPNYETDHTRRNMIKPKNGYAVSKLTKYAGALDCRVGRRC from the exons atgGTTATGGCTAGCCTGTTAAAGTTGATGTTAGTGTTTTGTATTGCTGGTCTGATTCCGACCATACAAGCCGACATGTCTGAGTTGGACGAATATTGGTCCCAAAGAGCCGACGAGGCCCGAGAGTTTACTCTTCAAGCTTATCATTCTGATCCTTATGAAATCATCGATCACTTTCACGAAAGTCATTACGA CAACTCTACTGATATTACACCGACCGAGGAAGCTAGCAACGCTAAGCCTGAAGAGGTGGAAAATGAAGTCATTGAAATGGTCGGATCCGGAGATAACTCGACGAACAGCACGAGACGAAGCTTAAGAGGCAAAGGCAAAGGAAAATGGAGTAAGCTCAAGGGACCGTGTACCGCAAGTAACCCTATAGATAAATGTTGGCGTTGCCGTAAGAACTGGGCTAAGCGTCGCAAGAAGCTTGTCAAATGTGTACGTGGGTTCGGACACATGACGGTCGGTGGAAAACATGGACGCATCTACGTGGTCACAAGCAACCTCGACGAGGACGTGGTGAACCCTGAACCCGGGACGTTGCGTCACGCCGTGATTCAGGAGGAGCCTCTCTGGATCATTTTCAAGAACGATATGAGCATTCGTTTAAACCAAGAGCTTATGATTAATAGCTTCAAGACCATCGATGCGCGAGGAGCTAATGTCCATATCGCGCATGGCGCGGGGGTCACGATGCAGTTTGTTAGACATGTTATTATCCATGGGTTGCATATTCACCACATATCTGAGAGTAGCGGTGGTATGATCCGTGACTCGGCGGACCATTTCGGAATGAGGACTAGAGCCGATGGGGACGGTTTGTCTATATACGGTTCGTCTAACATTTGGCTTGACCATGTCTCCATGTCGCAATGTCAAGATGGACTCATTGATGCCATTGTTGGATCCACTGCCATTACAATCTCCAACTCTCACTTCACTCACCACAACGAC GTGATGTTGCTTGGTGCTCAAAACACTTATGACTTAGACAAAAAGATGCAAGTCACAGTGGCTTATAACCATTTTGGTAAAGGACTTGTGCAGAGGATGCCAAGGATCAGGTGGGGATTTGTTCATGTTGTGAACAATGACTACACTCATTGGGAGCTGTACGCTATCGGAGGCAGTCAAAGTCCGACAATTCTCAGCCAAGGAAACCGATTCATTGCTCCTCCACACTTACCTCATTACAGAGAG GTGACAAAGAGAGACTATGCACCGGAAGAAGAGTGGAAACACTGGAACTGGAGATCTGAAAAAGATATATTCATGAACGGAGCTTATTTTAGACAATCTGGAAATCCTAATTACGAAACTGATCACACCAGACGAAACATGATTAAACCGAAAAATGGATACGCTGTTTCAAAGCTGACCAAATACGCAGGAGCACTTGATTGCAGAGTCGGAAGACGCTGTTAG
- the LOC106370766 gene encoding inositol hexakisphosphate and diphosphoinositol-pentakisphosphate kinase VIP2 isoform X2, which produces MGMEEGAGVDKKITVGVCVMEKKVFSAPMGQIMDRLQAFGEFEIIHFGDKVILEDPVESWPICDCLIAFHSSGYPLEKVQAYSSLRKPFLVNDLDPQYLLHDRRKVYEHLEMYGIPVPRYACVNRKVPNQDLDYFVEDEDFVEVKGERFWKPFVEKPVNGDDHSIMIYYPSSAGGGMKELFRKVGNRSSEFHPEVRRVRREGSYIYEEFMPTGGTDVKVYTVGPEYAHAEARKSPVVDGVVMRNPDGKEVRYPVLLTPAEKQMAREVCIAFRQAVCGFDLLRSEGSSYVCDVNGWSFVKNSYKYYDDAACVLRKMFLDAKAPHLSSTVPPILPWKINEPVLSNEGLTRQGSGIIGTFGQSEELRCVIAVIRHGDRTPKQKVKLKVTEEKLLNLMLKYNGGKPRAETKLKSAVELQDLLDATRMLIPRTGPGETDSDAEDLEHADKLRQVKAVLEEGGHFSGIYRKVQLKPLKWEKVTKGDGEGEEERPVEALMVLKYGGVLTHAGRKQAEELGRYFRNNMYPGEGTGLLRLHSTYRHDLKIYSSDEGRVQMSAAAFAKGLLDLEGQLTPILVSLVSKDSSMLDGLDTASTEMEEAKAQLNEIITAGTKLVHDYVSSELPWMIDGAGLPPHADEHLPELIKLAKKVTEQVRLLAKDEEENHTEPSAYDLAPPYDQAKALGKSNIDVGRIAAGLPCGSEGFLLMYARWKKLERDLYNERRDRFDITQIPDVYDSCKYDLLHNSHLDLKGLDELFKIAQLLADGVIPNEYGINPQQKLKIGSKIARRLLGKILIDLRNTREEAMSVAELKNSQDQVSVSLYSSKKEDRYSQPKLYIKSDELKRPTNGENKDEDDDKETKYRLDPKYANVMTPERHVRTRLYFTSESHIHSLMNVLRYCNLDESLQGEESLVCQSALERLCKTKELDYMSYIVLRLFENTEESLEDPERFRIELTCSRGADLSPLEKKDEEAKSLLREHTLPIMGPERLQEVGSCLTLETMEKMIRPFAMPPEDFPPPSIPAGFSGYFSKSAAVLERLVKLWPFNKN; this is translated from the exons ATGGGGATGGAAGAAGGAGCTGGTGTTGATAAGAAGATAACGGTTGGAGTTTGCGTCATGGAAAAGAAG GTTTTCTCGGCTCCCATGGGACAAATCATGGATAGATTGCAAGCGTTTGGCGAATTTGAG ATCATTCATTTTGGGGACAAGGTTATTCTTGAAGATCCTGTAGAAAG TTGGCCGATTTGTGATTGTCTGATTGCTTTCCATTCCTCTGGATATCCTCTTGAGAAAGTTCAAGCATATTCTTCTTTAAGAAA GCCCTTTTTAGTGAATGATTTGGACCCGCAATACCTTCTTCATGATCGCCGGAAAGTGTATGAG CATCTGGAGATGTATGGTATCCCAGTTCCTAGATATGCTTGTGTCAATAGAAAAGTACCCAACCAAGACCTTGATTATTTCGTCGAGGATGAAGATTTTGTTGAGGTTAAAGGTGAACGATTCTGGAAGCCATTTGTGGAGAAGCCCGTCAATG GAGATGACCATAGCATAATGATATACTACCCTAGCTCAGCAGGTGGAGGAATGAAAGAATTGTTTCGTAAG GTTGGGAATCGTTCAAGTGAATTTCATCCTGAGGTCAGAAGAGTAAGGAGAGAAGGTTCTTATATATATGAGGAGTTTATGCCTACTGGAGGAACTGATGTCAAG GTCTACACTGTGGGTCCCGAATATGCACACGCTGAAGCAAGAAAGTCGCCTGTTGTTGATGGTGTTGTTATGAGAAACCCAGATGGAAAGGAA GTGAGGTATCCAGTTTTGCTTACACCTGCTGAGAAGCAAATGGCGAGAGAAGTTTGCATTGCATTTAGGCAAGCG GTCTGTGGATTTGATCTCTTACGATCTGAGGGAAGTTCATACGTTTGTGACGTTAATGGATGGAGTTTTGTGAAGAACTCTTATAA GTACTACGACGATGCTGCTTGTGTGCTGCGGAAAATGTTTTTGGATGCAAAGGCTCCTCATCTTTCTTCGACAGTTCCTCCCATTCTGCCATGGAAGATCAATGAACCTGTCCTATCTAACGAAGGTTTAACTCGCCAAGGAAGTGGCATCATTGGAACATTTGGGCAGTCGGAAGAGCTACGCTGTGTCATTGCTGTTATTCGGCA CGGTGATAGAACCCCTAAGCAAAAAGTGAAACTAAAAGTTACAGAGGAAAAACTGTTAAACCTGATGCTGAAGTACAATGGAGGAAAGCCAAGAGCTGAG ACAAAACTTAAAAGTGCCGTCGAATTGCAAGATCTATTGGATGCTACAAGAATGTTAATTCCTCGTACAGG ACCAGGTGAAACTGATAGTGATGCAGAAGACCTTGAACATGCTGACAAGCTTCGGCAAGTGAAAGCTGTTCTTGAAGag GGTGGACATTTCTCTGGCATATACAGAAAGGTTCAGCTAAAGCCGCTGAAATGGGAAAAAGTAACAAAAGGTGATGGTGAAGGTGAAGAAGAACGCCCAGTGGAGGCTCTTATGGTTCTGAAATATGGGGGTGTTCTAACTCATGCTGGTCGAAAGCAG GCAGAAGAACTTGGTAGATACTTTCGGAACAATATGTATCCAG GTGAAGGTACCGGTTTGCTCCGTCTCCATAGTACATACCGTCATGACCTTAAAATTTACAGTTCTGACGAGGGACGTGTTCAG ATGTCTGCCGCTGCTTTTGCTAAAGGCCTGCTTGACCTAGAAGGGCAGCTGACCCCAATCCTG gTTTCTCTGGTTAGCAAGGACTCTTCCATGTTGGATGGCCTTGATACTGCGAGCACTGAAATGGAAGAAGCCAAG GCTCAGTTGAATGAGATCATTACCGCTGGCACAAAGTTGGTACATGATTACGTCTCTTCTGAATTACCTTGGATGATCGATGGGGCTGGACTTCCTCCTCACGCTGATGAGCACCTGCCTGAATTG ataaaactaGCTAAAAAGGTGACTGAACAAGTGAGGCTACTTGCAAAAGATGAAGAGGAGAATCACACTGAGCCTAGTGCTTATGATTTAGCCCCTCCCTATGATCAAGCAAAGGCCCTTGGCAAGTCAAACATTGACGTTGGCCGGATTGCTGCTGGACTACCTTGTGGTAGTGAAGGATTCCTTTTGATGTATGCTCGGTGGAAAAAACTCGAAAGGGATCTCTACAACGAAAGAAGAGA CCGGTTTGACATAACGCAGATTCCTGATGTTTACGATTCATGCAA GTATGACCTGTTACATAATTCTCATCTCGACCTGAAAGGACTAGACGAACTCTTCAAAATTGCTCAG TTACTTGCAGACGGTGTAATACCAAATGAGTATGGGATCAATCCACAGCAGAAGCTCAAAATCGGTTCAAAG ATTGCTCGTCGCTTGCTTGGCAAAATCTTGATCGATTTGAGGAATACTCGAGAAGAGGCCATGAGTGTTGCTGAACTGAAGAACAGTCAAGACCAAGTCTCAGTGTCATTATATTCGTCGAAAAAGGAGGATAGATATAGTCAACCGAAACTTTACATTAAAAGCGATGAGTTGAAACGGCCTACCAACGGAGAGAataaagatgaagatgatgataaagaaACCAAATATCGACTAGATCCAAA GTATGCAAATGTCATGACGCCTGAACGTCATGTGAGGACACGCCTTTACTTCACATCT GAATCACATATTCATTCTCTGATGAACGTTCTACGGTATTGTAACCTGGACGAATCTCTTCAAGGAGAAGAAAGTCTCGTCTGCCAAAGCGCACTGGAACGCCTTTGTAAGACCAAAGAACTTGATTACATGAGCTACATTGTCCTACGGCTGTTCGAGAACACTGAG GAATCTCTGGAAGACCCGGAACGATTCAGAATCGAACTTACATGTAGCCGTGGCGCAGATTTGTCTCCCTTAGAG AAGAAGGACGAGGAAGCTAAGTCGTTACTAAGGGAACACACACTTCCAATAATGGGACCAGAGAGGCTTCAAGAGGTTGGTTCGTGTTTGACACTGGAGACAATGGAGAAGATGATACGTCCATTTGCAATGCCGCCAGAGGATTTTCCTCCGCCGTCAATTCCGGCTGGTTTCTCCGGTTACTTTTCGAAAAGCGCCGCCGTGCTCGAGCGTCTTGTAAAACTCTGGCCCTTCAACAAGAACTAA
- the LOC106431807 gene encoding serine/threonine-protein kinase PBL34 produces the protein MALNDTDPVKAQSKKKANETEHQKRKKNDVVSKSKGETFEEEDEEREEPSGCWVKFRFMIGCLPSKSDLDASSSSLYATTSTVTTMESKSANEKSTDQPAGPVSSTTTTSNAGSSSSTPMISEELKAYSNLRNFTFNDLKLATRNFRPESLLGEGGFGCVFKGWIEENGTAPVKPGTGLTVAVKTLNPDGLQGHKEWLAEINFLGNLLHPNLVKLVGYCIEDDQRLLVYEFMPRGSLENHLFRRSLPLPWSIRMKIAVGAAKGLSFLHEEALKPVIYRDFKTSNILLDADYNAKLSDFGLAKDAPDEGKTHVSTRVMGTYGYAAPEYVMTGHLTSKSDVYSFGVVLLEMLTGRRSMDKNRPNGEHNLVEWARPHLLDKRRFYRLLDPRLEGHFSIKGAQKVTQLAAQCLSRDPKIRPKMSDVVEALKPLPHLKDMASSSYYFQTMQAERLKNGSGRSQGGGNGFGSRNGQPQPVFRTLSSPHGQHGSSPYRHQVPSPKPKGATT, from the exons ATGGCTTTGAACGATACTGATCCTGTCAAAGCTCAATCGAAGAAGAAAGCTAACGAGACCGAGCAtcagaaaaggaagaagaacgATGTCGTTAGCAAAAGTAAAGGCGAAAcctttgaagaagaagatgaagaaagagaagaaccAAGTGGGTGCTGGGTCAAGTTCAGGTTCATGATTGGCTGCTTACCTTCGAAATCAGACCTTGatgcttcatcttcttctctctacGCCACTACCAGCACAG tgaCTACAATGGAAAGTAAATCAGCAAATGAGAAATCAACTGATCAACCAGCTGGTCCTGTTTCCTCAACCACAACGACCAGCAACGCAGGAAGCTCTTCATCGACACCAATGATCAGCGAAGAGCTCAAGGCTTATTCTAACCTGAGGAACTTTACTTTCAATGACCTTAAGCTAGCTACTAGAAACTTCAGACCAGAGAGTCTTCTCGGAGAAGGAGGTTTTGGTTGCGTCTTTAAAGGATGGATCGAAGAAAACGGTACTGCTCCTGTTAAACCCGGTACTGGGCTTACTGTTGCTGTCAAAACGTTGAATCCTGATGGACTTCAAGGTCACAAAGAGTGGCTT GCTGAGATCAATTTCCTTGGTAACCTTCTTCATCCGAATCTAGTGAAGCTGGTTGGTTATTGCATTGAAGATGATCAAAGGCTGCTTGTTTACGAGTTCATGCCTCGAGGAAGCTTGGAGAATCATCTTTTCAGAA GGTCGTTGCCTCTTCCTTGGTCTATCCGGATGAAGATTGCAGTAGGTGCTGCAAAAGGTCTCAGCTTCCTCCATGAAGAAGCTTTAAAGCCTGTCATTTATCGAGATTTCAAAACCTCAAACATCTTACTTGATGCA gACTACAATGCAAAACTATCTGATTTTGGACTTGCCAAAGACGCTCCTGATGAAGGCAAAACACATGTCTCTACTCGAGTTATGGGTACATATGGTTACGCTGCTCCTGAGTATGTAATGACTG GTCACTTGACATCAAAGAGCGATGTGTATAGTTTCGGTGTGGTTCTCCTCGAAATGCTGACTGGACGACGTTCCATGGACAAGAACCGCCCAAACGGCGAACACAACTTAGTGGAATGGGCAAGACCGCATCTACTCGACAAAAGAAGGTTTTACCGGTTGCTCGATCCAAGACTCGAGGGCCATTTCTCGATCAAAGGCGCTCAAAAGGTGACTCAGCTCGCTGCACAGTGTCTGAGCCGTGACCCCAAGATTAGGCCAAAGATGAGTGACGTCGTCGAAGCGCTCAAACCACTTCCTCATCTTAAAGACATGGCGAGCTCTTCTTACTACTTTCAGACGATGCAAGCCGAGCGTTTGAAAAACGGGTCGGGTCGGTCTCAGGGAGGAGGAAACGGGTTTGGATCAAGAAACGGGCAGCCGCAGCCTGTGTTTAGGACGCTGTCTAGTCCTCATGGTCAACATGGTTCTTCGCCTTATCGGCATCAGGTGCCTTCTCCAAAGCCTAAAGGAGCAACTACATAA
- the LOC106370766 gene encoding inositol hexakisphosphate and diphosphoinositol-pentakisphosphate kinase VIP2 isoform X1, whose protein sequence is MGMEEGAGVDKKITVGVCVMEKKVKCSPEVFSAPMGQIMDRLQAFGEFEIIHFGDKVILEDPVESWPICDCLIAFHSSGYPLEKVQAYSSLRKPFLVNDLDPQYLLHDRRKVYEHLEMYGIPVPRYACVNRKVPNQDLDYFVEDEDFVEVKGERFWKPFVEKPVNGDDHSIMIYYPSSAGGGMKELFRKVGNRSSEFHPEVRRVRREGSYIYEEFMPTGGTDVKVYTVGPEYAHAEARKSPVVDGVVMRNPDGKEVRYPVLLTPAEKQMAREVCIAFRQAVCGFDLLRSEGSSYVCDVNGWSFVKNSYKYYDDAACVLRKMFLDAKAPHLSSTVPPILPWKINEPVLSNEGLTRQGSGIIGTFGQSEELRCVIAVIRHGDRTPKQKVKLKVTEEKLLNLMLKYNGGKPRAETKLKSAVELQDLLDATRMLIPRTGPGETDSDAEDLEHADKLRQVKAVLEEGGHFSGIYRKVQLKPLKWEKVTKGDGEGEEERPVEALMVLKYGGVLTHAGRKQAEELGRYFRNNMYPGEGTGLLRLHSTYRHDLKIYSSDEGRVQMSAAAFAKGLLDLEGQLTPILVSLVSKDSSMLDGLDTASTEMEEAKAQLNEIITAGTKLVHDYVSSELPWMIDGAGLPPHADEHLPELIKLAKKVTEQVRLLAKDEEENHTEPSAYDLAPPYDQAKALGKSNIDVGRIAAGLPCGSEGFLLMYARWKKLERDLYNERRDRFDITQIPDVYDSCKYDLLHNSHLDLKGLDELFKIAQLLADGVIPNEYGINPQQKLKIGSKIARRLLGKILIDLRNTREEAMSVAELKNSQDQVSVSLYSSKKEDRYSQPKLYIKSDELKRPTNGENKDEDDDKETKYRLDPKYANVMTPERHVRTRLYFTSESHIHSLMNVLRYCNLDESLQGEESLVCQSALERLCKTKELDYMSYIVLRLFENTEESLEDPERFRIELTCSRGADLSPLEKKDEEAKSLLREHTLPIMGPERLQEVGSCLTLETMEKMIRPFAMPPEDFPPPSIPAGFSGYFSKSAAVLERLVKLWPFNKN, encoded by the exons ATGGGGATGGAAGAAGGAGCTGGTGTTGATAAGAAGATAACGGTTGGAGTTTGCGTCATGGAAAAGAAGGTGAAATGCAGCCCCGAG GTTTTCTCGGCTCCCATGGGACAAATCATGGATAGATTGCAAGCGTTTGGCGAATTTGAG ATCATTCATTTTGGGGACAAGGTTATTCTTGAAGATCCTGTAGAAAG TTGGCCGATTTGTGATTGTCTGATTGCTTTCCATTCCTCTGGATATCCTCTTGAGAAAGTTCAAGCATATTCTTCTTTAAGAAA GCCCTTTTTAGTGAATGATTTGGACCCGCAATACCTTCTTCATGATCGCCGGAAAGTGTATGAG CATCTGGAGATGTATGGTATCCCAGTTCCTAGATATGCTTGTGTCAATAGAAAAGTACCCAACCAAGACCTTGATTATTTCGTCGAGGATGAAGATTTTGTTGAGGTTAAAGGTGAACGATTCTGGAAGCCATTTGTGGAGAAGCCCGTCAATG GAGATGACCATAGCATAATGATATACTACCCTAGCTCAGCAGGTGGAGGAATGAAAGAATTGTTTCGTAAG GTTGGGAATCGTTCAAGTGAATTTCATCCTGAGGTCAGAAGAGTAAGGAGAGAAGGTTCTTATATATATGAGGAGTTTATGCCTACTGGAGGAACTGATGTCAAG GTCTACACTGTGGGTCCCGAATATGCACACGCTGAAGCAAGAAAGTCGCCTGTTGTTGATGGTGTTGTTATGAGAAACCCAGATGGAAAGGAA GTGAGGTATCCAGTTTTGCTTACACCTGCTGAGAAGCAAATGGCGAGAGAAGTTTGCATTGCATTTAGGCAAGCG GTCTGTGGATTTGATCTCTTACGATCTGAGGGAAGTTCATACGTTTGTGACGTTAATGGATGGAGTTTTGTGAAGAACTCTTATAA GTACTACGACGATGCTGCTTGTGTGCTGCGGAAAATGTTTTTGGATGCAAAGGCTCCTCATCTTTCTTCGACAGTTCCTCCCATTCTGCCATGGAAGATCAATGAACCTGTCCTATCTAACGAAGGTTTAACTCGCCAAGGAAGTGGCATCATTGGAACATTTGGGCAGTCGGAAGAGCTACGCTGTGTCATTGCTGTTATTCGGCA CGGTGATAGAACCCCTAAGCAAAAAGTGAAACTAAAAGTTACAGAGGAAAAACTGTTAAACCTGATGCTGAAGTACAATGGAGGAAAGCCAAGAGCTGAG ACAAAACTTAAAAGTGCCGTCGAATTGCAAGATCTATTGGATGCTACAAGAATGTTAATTCCTCGTACAGG ACCAGGTGAAACTGATAGTGATGCAGAAGACCTTGAACATGCTGACAAGCTTCGGCAAGTGAAAGCTGTTCTTGAAGag GGTGGACATTTCTCTGGCATATACAGAAAGGTTCAGCTAAAGCCGCTGAAATGGGAAAAAGTAACAAAAGGTGATGGTGAAGGTGAAGAAGAACGCCCAGTGGAGGCTCTTATGGTTCTGAAATATGGGGGTGTTCTAACTCATGCTGGTCGAAAGCAG GCAGAAGAACTTGGTAGATACTTTCGGAACAATATGTATCCAG GTGAAGGTACCGGTTTGCTCCGTCTCCATAGTACATACCGTCATGACCTTAAAATTTACAGTTCTGACGAGGGACGTGTTCAG ATGTCTGCCGCTGCTTTTGCTAAAGGCCTGCTTGACCTAGAAGGGCAGCTGACCCCAATCCTG gTTTCTCTGGTTAGCAAGGACTCTTCCATGTTGGATGGCCTTGATACTGCGAGCACTGAAATGGAAGAAGCCAAG GCTCAGTTGAATGAGATCATTACCGCTGGCACAAAGTTGGTACATGATTACGTCTCTTCTGAATTACCTTGGATGATCGATGGGGCTGGACTTCCTCCTCACGCTGATGAGCACCTGCCTGAATTG ataaaactaGCTAAAAAGGTGACTGAACAAGTGAGGCTACTTGCAAAAGATGAAGAGGAGAATCACACTGAGCCTAGTGCTTATGATTTAGCCCCTCCCTATGATCAAGCAAAGGCCCTTGGCAAGTCAAACATTGACGTTGGCCGGATTGCTGCTGGACTACCTTGTGGTAGTGAAGGATTCCTTTTGATGTATGCTCGGTGGAAAAAACTCGAAAGGGATCTCTACAACGAAAGAAGAGA CCGGTTTGACATAACGCAGATTCCTGATGTTTACGATTCATGCAA GTATGACCTGTTACATAATTCTCATCTCGACCTGAAAGGACTAGACGAACTCTTCAAAATTGCTCAG TTACTTGCAGACGGTGTAATACCAAATGAGTATGGGATCAATCCACAGCAGAAGCTCAAAATCGGTTCAAAG ATTGCTCGTCGCTTGCTTGGCAAAATCTTGATCGATTTGAGGAATACTCGAGAAGAGGCCATGAGTGTTGCTGAACTGAAGAACAGTCAAGACCAAGTCTCAGTGTCATTATATTCGTCGAAAAAGGAGGATAGATATAGTCAACCGAAACTTTACATTAAAAGCGATGAGTTGAAACGGCCTACCAACGGAGAGAataaagatgaagatgatgataaagaaACCAAATATCGACTAGATCCAAA GTATGCAAATGTCATGACGCCTGAACGTCATGTGAGGACACGCCTTTACTTCACATCT GAATCACATATTCATTCTCTGATGAACGTTCTACGGTATTGTAACCTGGACGAATCTCTTCAAGGAGAAGAAAGTCTCGTCTGCCAAAGCGCACTGGAACGCCTTTGTAAGACCAAAGAACTTGATTACATGAGCTACATTGTCCTACGGCTGTTCGAGAACACTGAG GAATCTCTGGAAGACCCGGAACGATTCAGAATCGAACTTACATGTAGCCGTGGCGCAGATTTGTCTCCCTTAGAG AAGAAGGACGAGGAAGCTAAGTCGTTACTAAGGGAACACACACTTCCAATAATGGGACCAGAGAGGCTTCAAGAGGTTGGTTCGTGTTTGACACTGGAGACAATGGAGAAGATGATACGTCCATTTGCAATGCCGCCAGAGGATTTTCCTCCGCCGTCAATTCCGGCTGGTTTCTCCGGTTACTTTTCGAAAAGCGCCGCCGTGCTCGAGCGTCTTGTAAAACTCTGGCCCTTCAACAAGAACTAA